CGCAGGACCACGATGCCGGGATCCCGCCCGCTGCCAAGAAACCCGCGGGCGCCGCCCATCACCACCGCATCGGCGCGGCACAAGGGTATGGCAATGGGTGCAACGGCAGTCGTCAAGGCCAGGGGATGCTCTCTCTAATCGTGTTCTTCAATATATCACAGCCCCATCAAAACCAAGCCGAACACCAAGCGCACACTGTGTTATTGCAGAAACCGTTTTTCGCGGTCGATAAAGATGAGGTGAATCCTTGCAGGAGACATCCATGAGCGAACCGGCTCTCATCGGCGTGGCTTCCGGCCTGGGCGCGCCGGACGGGGCTTGTGCCGACGGCCCCGTGGCGCTGTGTGAATCCCCCTTGCTGGCGGCGCTAAGCCGCAAGGGCTGCCTGGAGGTGTTGCGCCCGCTGCCGGCAGACGCCCCCCGGGCGGCGCTTGCCGGCTTGTGCCGAACCTTGGCGGCCCGTGCGGCGGGCCTGGTGCGGGGTGGTGCCCGCCCCGTCGTGGTGGGGGGCGATCATTCCTGCGCCGTGGGCACCTGGGCCGGGGTGCACGCCGCTCTGGATGGTGCACCGTTGGGGTTGATCTGGGTGGATGCTCACATGGACGCCCACACCCCGGCCACCAGCCCCAGCGGCGCGCTGCACGGCATGCCTCTGGCGGTCTTGCTGGGTTTTGGAGAGACTGACCTGACCACCCTTGCGGGTTCCGCCCCGGTCTTGCAGGCGGAACACGTGTGTGTGGTGGGCGTGCGCAGCTATGAGCCGGAGGAAGCCGCCTTGCTGTCGCGGCTGGGAGTGAAAGTGGTGTTCGCCCGGGAGTTGCGCCAGCGGGGTTGGGAGGCGCTGTGGCCGGAGCTGGAGACGCGGGTCGCCCGGGGCACGGCGGGTTACGGCATCAGCATTGATCTGGATGCCATCGACCCCAGCGAAGCGCCCGGCGTGGGCACCCCCGTGGGCAGCGGATTATCGGCCAGGGCACTGCTGGACTGGCTGGGTGATCGCGCTGCCGACCCCCGCCTGCTGGCGGTGGAAATGAGCGAATACAATCCCCACCGCGATCGCGGTGAACTCACCCTGAAGTTATTGGTTCGAATGATACACGCCTGTTGCC
This window of the Gammaproteobacteria bacterium genome carries:
- a CDS encoding arginase, which codes for MSEPALIGVASGLGAPDGACADGPVALCESPLLAALSRKGCLEVLRPLPADAPRAALAGLCRTLAARAAGLVRGGARPVVVGGDHSCAVGTWAGVHAALDGAPLGLIWVDAHMDAHTPATSPSGALHGMPLAVLLGFGETDLTTLAGSAPVLQAEHVCVVGVRSYEPEEAALLSRLGVKVVFARELRQRGWEALWPELETRVARGTAGYGISIDLDAIDPSEAPGVGTPVGSGLSARALLDWLGDRAADPRLLAVEMSEYNPHRDRGELTLKLLVRMIHACCRGGRS